Within Ipomoea triloba cultivar NCNSP0323 chromosome 9, ASM357664v1, the genomic segment GGGCTACAGAGGCGGCGGCCAAGTTTGATATCCCAAGATTGGTCTTCCACGGATCCAGCTACTTGGCCATGTGTGCTATGAATAGCCTTAAAACTCACAAGCCTTTCAGAGATGTTACATCTGATTTGGAACTTTTTAATATTCCCAATCTTCCTCATGAGCTCAAACTCACCAGATTGCAAGTTTCTCCTGTGGATCGCAGCGAACTTGAAACTCCCTTCAAAGAAATGTTTAGACGCGTTTTGAAATCGGAAGAGATAAGCTATGGGGTAATCTTCAACAGCTTCCATGAGCTGGAACCGGATTATGCAGACCATTACATGAACGTTCTGGGGAGAAGAGCGTGGTCAGTTGGACCACTTTCCCTTTACAACAGAGACGTAGAAGATAAAGCTCAAAGAGGGAAGAAATCAGCAATAGACGAGCATGAATGCTTGGAATGGCTGGATTCCAAGAACCCCCATTCCGTGGTTTACATCTGTTTTGGAAGCGGGGCAAATTTTGCTCCGTCTCAGCTCCACGAAATGGCAATGGGGATCGAGGCTTCAGGTATGGACTTCGTGTGGGTGATCAGAAACAAGAGGGAAGAAGACAGCGGGTCAGAGAAATGGATGCCCGAAGGATTCGAGGAGAGAACCAAAGGGAAAGGATTGATCATAAGAGGCTGGGCTCCCCAAGTCCTGATTCTTGACCACCCATCCATAGGGGCATTCGTGACCCACTGCGGATGGAACTCAACACTCGAGGGAGTGTGTGCAGGCGTGCCAATGGTGACATGGCCCCTATTCGCGGATCAGTTCTTGAATGAAAAACTGATGACTGATATTTTACGGACCGGGACCGGAGTTGGGTCGAAAGAGTGGAAGAATGTAGACTGTGATGGTGTGAAGAGGGAAGCCATTGCAGAGGCAATCAAGAAGGTGATGATCGGTGAAGAATCGGAGGAGATGAGGAGCAGAGCAAAGGCAATGAAAGACAAGGCaaagaaggcaatcgaggaagGAGGATCATCTTACTTAGGGTTGAGCTCTTTGTTGGATGAATTGAGAACTTACCATGCAAACTAGTGACTACAATGATTCAATACAATATGCCCTGAGAGGCTTTTTTATGTGATGATGGTGTGCATTTAGTAAGTCTGTTTTATGATTTTAACCTGATAAGGTATACAAAGAGAAAAATTAGTctatcaataaattattttcattaagATTAAAACTTTGAAATCATGTGGTTAACCAACCAATTTGAGTAAGGTTGTCTagcttttctttatttatttatggacaAAATTATGTATTCTCATAATTTGAACAAGATACTATAtagtaacagagttagtagtatttaaaaaaaaatgttatgtacacttaaaatttagtttagataatattaatattttttgagctattatttaaaatatttatatatatatattcattttaatggtatgtgtgtatatatatgattttttaatttgaagtcTAATACTCGGTATATGTTAAATGTCAACATTATCTAGTATACCAAACATGTATTATggtataacataactaaaaatatcttAACCAATAGTCGACgtattgagttcaatcaaaatctaaaacttgGTGTATATATAGTTCAAGTTTTAATTATGATAATATGAATAATATCTAACTATaaacataagcaaataagttatatttatataaataatgcGAGTAAAAAATATTGAAGATAGTGATAagtaaaaaattgataataagtgtaatcatagtaatgaataaatgtATGAGTAGATATTTGTGAGTGCAATTATAGTgatatatagtaaaataaattatagatCATTATGCTTTCCATTtacaaaatagttttttttttttttaagttttccaattttatagaaaactaaaaaattgttttcaacttttcaattttcaaaatgaaaaattgtgttggtaaacatgtttttttcttttttctaattcttcaattttctaaaaaatgggAGAAATTCTCCTGTTATTAAATTCatcctatattttctaaaaaGTACAAAAGAGCCTTAAATGTCATAGGCCATACGAGAAATGACAAGTGTTAACTTAAAATCAATGCATTCATGCATGGTCAAAGAAAGAAGCCGAGTGCACAAATTTGTGACGAAAGAGCTTAGGTAAGTAACAATGTAACATCACAAAACCCCAAAAACTCATAGAAAAGTTGGCCAATTAACTAATATTCCTCATCGAATTTGCTCTGAAATTTTCTTTGCTAGATGTTTATTGGGCCTTATTCCCATGGAGTTAGTCTTTGCGTGCGCACATCTTTTCTACTTCTAGAACAAAATGACTTGTGCCATTTCCAAACTCATCGCATATTCGCACTTAATTGGCCAGGAAAATAAGGAGCCATTGTCAGAAAGAAGTGATCAAAATGGATAAAACATTTCGTATgataaaatgtaattaaacgttttttttatgataaaatgtaattttttttcccattaaGTCATAAATACTTTGACCAAATCTTAGACTATGTAATTTGCTTAGAACTTTTCCAAGAAAGTACGTTTGAACTTTTCTTGCGTAAAGATATGATCTTGGGTGTAAGCAGTATTAAAAAAACCAGCATATATAGAGCATTTGGCATCGGTCAAGTGAAAAATTGTATAGTTTCATGCAAAGATTTTGTGACGATTTTCATTTCATTGGCATTTAGCATGGGTGAGCTCCatgttttcttcttccccttGATGGCTCAAGGCCACATGATTCCTACTCTAGACATGGCTAAGCTTTTCGCTTCTCGTGGTGTCAAGGCCACCATAATCACCACCCCTTTAAACCAACCCGTTTTCACCAAAACCATAGATAAGTATACGCAATTAGGGTTCCAAATGGAGATCCGTTTGCTCGAATTCCCGGCTGTCGAGGTTGGCTTGCCAGAAGATTGCCACAGCGTCGACAAAGTCCCTTCCCCTGAATCACTCCCGAGTTTCTTCAAGGCTTGCGCTATGCTCCAAGAGCCGCTCGAGCAAATCTTACAAGAGCTCCGACCCGATTGCCTCGTGGCCGATTTGTTCTTCCCTTGGGCTACAAAGGCGGCGGCTAAGTTTGATATCCCGAGATTGATCTTTCACGGATCCAGCTACTTGGCCTTGTGTGCTGCGAATAGCCTTAGAACTCACAAGCCTTTCAACGATGTTTCATCTGATTCTGAACTCTTTACAATCCCCAATCTTCCTCATGAACTCAAACTAACCAGATTGCAAATTTCCCCGGAGGAAATGAGGAAACGCGTTTGGGAACCACAGGATAAATGCTATGGCGAAATCTACAACAGCTTCTACGAACTGGAGCGAGATTTTGAAGAGCACTACAGGAATGTAATGGGTATAAGAACATGGTCTATCGGGCCACTTTCCCTTCACAACAGAGACGTGGAAGATAAAGCTCAAAGAGGGAAGAAATCCACAATTGACGAGCTTGAATGCTTGAAATGGTTGGATTCCAAGAACCCCCATTCCGTGGTTTACATCTGTTTTGGAAGCGTGGCAAATTTCGCTCCGTCTCAGCTCCACGAAATGGCAATGGGGATCGAGGCTTCAGGGATGGACTTCGTGTGGGTGATCAGAAAcaagagagaagaagacaacGGATCAGAGAAATGGATGCCGGAAGGGTTCGAGGAGAGAACCAAAGGGAAAGGATTGGTCATAAGAGGCTGGGCCCCCCAAGTTCTGATTCTTGACCACGAAGCCGTGGGGGCATTCGTGACCCACTGCGGATGGAACTCGACCCTAGAAGCTGTCTGTGCAGGGGTGCCTATGGTGACTTGGCCCCTACTCAACGATCAGTTCTATAATGAAAAATTGGCGACTGAGATTTTGCGGATTGGAATCAGGGTTGGGTCCAATGAATGGAAGGGATCAGACAGTGATGGTGTGAAGAGAGAAGCCATTGCAGAGGCAATCAAGAAGGTGATGATTGGTGAAGAATCCGAGGAAATGAGGAGCAGAGCAAAGGCAATGAAAGACAAGGCaaagaaggcaatcgaggaagGAGGATCATCTTACTTAGACTTGGGCTCTTTGTTGGATGAATTGAGAGCTTTCCATGCAAAACATTAACCATtcaaacatatattacatttgGCACTAAATGTCCTTGCCCATGAAACCAATAATTGGtggtttaaactttaaatactAAAGAGTCTGAAAagaaataatcaattaaaatgcataatttttagtgaattgattatatattagttgaagaaattatgtattttgaaaattaataagtgtgaatgaaagtattattcataattattctattataatgtagtatatattcatatatattttctcatccTATTGAAACGAAACATAAAGAATCAATACTCTCAACTTTAGTTAGTTATTAGTatacaattcaaaaaaaaaaaaagccttttTCTCGTTGTTATATCTATCTTAGTTGACTGCTGAGTCAATGTAATTGGCTCTAAAATTTCTCAATACAGAAGCCACAAATTTCAACTTTTTTGACTAAAGATATGGTCTTGGGTATATGTAGTACTATAAAAACCTTTATAGAGCATATGTGACGATTTTGTAGTTTCAAGTAAAGATTTTGCGACGATTTTCATTGCCGGCAGCATGGGTGAGCTCCatgttttcttcttccccttGATGGCTCAAGGCCACATGATTCCTACTCTTGACATGGCTAAGCTCTTCGCTTCACGTGGCGTCAAGGCCACCATAATCACTACCCCTGCAAACCAGCCCGTCTTCTCCAAACCCGCAGACAAGTATACGCAATTAGGGTTCCAAATCCAAATCCGTTTGCTCGAATTCCCGGCCGTCGAGGTCGGCTTGCCGGAAGATTGCCAGAGCGTCGACAAAATCCCCTCCGTTGAAGCCCGCCCCAGATTCTTCAAGGCCTGCGCGATGCTCCAAGAGCCGCTCGAGCAAATCTTGCGAGAGACCCGACCCGATTGCCTCGTCGCCGATATGTTCTTCCCTTGGGCTACAAATGCCGCCGCGAAGTTTGATATTCCAAGATTGATCTTTCACGGAACCAGCCAATTATCGTTGTGTGCTGTGCATAGCCTCAGAATTCACAAGCCTTTTAAGAATGTTTCGTCGGATTCTGAGCTCTTCACGATTCCCAATCTTCCCCACGCGCTCAAACTCACCGGATCGCGAGTTTCTCCGTTTGAACGAAACGAATTTGAGAGTCCGATGACGGAAATCATGAGTCGAGTTAGGGAGTCGGAAGAGACAAGCTATGGCGTAATCTTTAACAGCTTCTATGAGCTGGAACCGGATTATGCAGAGCATTACAAGAATGTTCTGGGCAGAAGAGCATGGTCAGTTGGGCCTCTTTCCCTTTACAACAGAGACGTAGAAGATAAAGCTGAAAGAGGGAAGAAATCGGCAATCGACGAGCATGAATGCCTGGAATGGCTGGATTCCAAGAACCCCCATTCCGTGGTTTACATTTGTTTCGGGAGCGTTGCAAATTTGGCTCCGTCTCAGCTCCACGAAATGGCAATGGGGATCGAGGCTTCCGGGATAGACTTCGTGTGGGTGATAAGAAAcaagagagaagaagacaacGGATCAGAGAAATGGATGCCCAAAGGATTTGAGGAGAGAACTAAAAGGAAAGGATTGATCATAAGAGGGTGGGCTCCTCAAGTGCTGATTCTTGACCACGAAGCCGCGGGAGCATTCGTGACCCATTGCGGGTGGAACTCGATATTGGAAGCTGTGTGTGCGGGTGTGCCTATGGTGACATGGCCATTATTCGCGGAGCAGTTCGTGAATGAAAAACTTATGACTGACATTTTGCAGACTGGAATTGGAGTTGGGTCGAAAGAGTGGAAGATATTAGACAACGATGGTGTGAAGAAAGAAGCCATTGCAGAGGCAATCAAGAAGGTGATGATTAGTGAAGAATCTGAGGAGATGAGGAGCAGAGCAAAGACAATGAAAGACAAGGCAAAGAAGGCAATTGAGGAAGGAGGATCATCTTACTTAGATTTCAACTCTTTGTTGGATGAACTCAGAGCTTACCGTGCAAAACACTAACCTTAAAACAACCACTGTGGTATTTAGttttaagttaaaaattttacattagtTGTCTATCTGTGTGATTTATCCTGAGTTTTCTCGTAAATATTAAGGCAAAATATTTACTTTCATGcacatattattttttcaatttgtgATGAGATGACTTAGGTaacataacaaaaacaaatgcaAAAGTCATGTTCATTGGACCACATACCCACCAACTCTGTCTCCAATTGTTACACTATgcttattcaaaaataatgtatttcaattaatacattttgtatCTATATAAACAActatacatgtaaacaaataactttataattgcttacacataatatgataattacagATACAAAAACTGCCAATTGCATGtatagaatgtgtcaactacatatacaaaatttgaagattatttttgaaCTAGGatttacaatgcaaggtagactttgctccatggtataatttgacaTCTGTCcctgcaattgttataccatggaccatagttcatattacaaaaaattatgtacctattgttataccatggaccatagttcatattacaaaaaattatgtacctttagttaaaatattttatacgtttctttacatttaaataaataaggtAGACCTAGTCCATGTTATAATTTGCCCGTTCAAAgcttctaaacttttaaatccCAAT encodes:
- the LOC116029946 gene encoding scopoletin glucosyltransferase-like isoform X1, with protein sequence MGELHVFFFPLMAQGHMIPTLDMAKLFASRGVKATIITTPANQPVFSKPADKYTQLGFQIQIRLLEFPAVEVGLPEDCQSVDKIPSVEARPRFFKACAMLQEPLEQILRETRPDCLVADMFFPWATNAAAKFDIPRLIFHGTSQLSLCAVHSLRIHKPFKNVSSDSELFTIPNLPHALKLTGSRVSPFERNEFESPMTEIMSRVRESEETSYGVIFNSFYELEPDYAEHYKNVLGRRAWSVGPLSLYNRDVEDKAERGKKSAIDEHECLEWLDSKNPHSVVYICFGSVANLAPSQLHEMAMGIEASGIDFVWVIRNKREEDNGSEKWMPKGFEERTKRKGLIIRGWAPQVLILDHEAAGAFVTHCGWNSILEAVCAGVPMVTWPLFAEQFVNEKLMTDILQTGIGVGSKEWKILDNDGVKKEAIAEAIKKVMISEESEEMRSRAKTMKDKAKKAIEEGGSSYLDFNSLLDELRAYRAKH
- the LOC116029947 gene encoding scopoletin glucosyltransferase-like, producing the protein MGELNVFFFPFMAQGHMIPTLDMAKLFASRGVKASIITTPLNQPVFSKAVEKYAQLGFQIQIRLLQFPAVEVGLPEDCESADKIPSGGDARPKFQKACAMLQKPLEDLLQELRPNCLVADMFFPWATEAAAKFDIPRLVFHGSSYLAMCAMNSLKTHKPFRDVTSDLELFNIPNLPHELKLTRLQVSPVDRSELETPFKEMFRRVLKSEEISYGVIFNSFHELEPDYADHYMNVLGRRAWSVGPLSLYNRDVEDKAQRGKKSAIDEHECLEWLDSKNPHSVVYICFGSGANFAPSQLHEMAMGIEASGMDFVWVIRNKREEDSGSEKWMPEGFEERTKGKGLIIRGWAPQVLILDHPSIGAFVTHCGWNSTLEGVCAGVPMVTWPLFADQFLNEKLMTDILRTGTGVGSKEWKNVDCDGVKREAIAEAIKKVMIGEESEEMRSRAKAMKDKAKKAIEEGGSSYLGLSSLLDELRTYHAN
- the LOC116029950 gene encoding scopoletin glucosyltransferase-like — translated: MGELHVFFFPLMAQGHMIPTLDMAKLFASRGVKATIITTPLNQPVFTKTIDKYTQLGFQMEIRLLEFPAVEVGLPEDCHSVDKVPSPESLPSFFKACAMLQEPLEQILQELRPDCLVADLFFPWATKAAAKFDIPRLIFHGSSYLALCAANSLRTHKPFNDVSSDSELFTIPNLPHELKLTRLQISPEEMRKRVWEPQDKCYGEIYNSFYELERDFEEHYRNVMGIRTWSIGPLSLHNRDVEDKAQRGKKSTIDELECLKWLDSKNPHSVVYICFGSVANFAPSQLHEMAMGIEASGMDFVWVIRNKREEDNGSEKWMPEGFEERTKGKGLVIRGWAPQVLILDHEAVGAFVTHCGWNSTLEAVCAGVPMVTWPLLNDQFYNEKLATEILRIGIRVGSNEWKGSDSDGVKREAIAEAIKKVMIGEESEEMRSRAKAMKDKAKKAIEEGGSSYLDLGSLLDELRAFHAKH